The following coding sequences are from one Candidatus Nitrohelix vancouverensis window:
- a CDS encoding response regulator transcription factor — translation MSRKIKILIADDHAVVRRGLTQIISEASDFELVGIAEDGVEALSKAQELEIDVLLLDYDMPGKNGLDVLAQVKSIKPRLSVIILSIFPEEHYGARFLKAGASGYLGKSAAPEQLVEAVRKVAGGGTYIGSALADKLVFELKGEKEGAPHERLTDREFQVFYRIATGKKLKDIADELAISINTVSTYRSRVLDKLDLKSNADLIHYALRNHLIGG, via the coding sequence ATGAGTCGTAAAATTAAAATTCTTATCGCCGACGATCATGCCGTCGTCCGCCGGGGCTTGACGCAGATCATTTCCGAGGCGTCGGATTTTGAACTCGTAGGGATCGCCGAAGATGGTGTCGAGGCTCTTAGCAAAGCTCAGGAATTGGAGATAGACGTTTTGTTGCTGGATTACGACATGCCCGGCAAGAACGGATTGGATGTTTTAGCGCAGGTGAAATCCATCAAGCCGCGTCTTTCAGTCATCATCCTCAGTATTTTTCCTGAGGAACATTATGGCGCGCGTTTTTTAAAGGCGGGCGCTTCGGGCTATCTCGGGAAAAGCGCCGCGCCGGAACAACTGGTCGAGGCGGTGCGAAAAGTGGCTGGCGGGGGGACTTATATTGGTTCTGCCCTGGCGGATAAACTTGTTTTTGAGCTGAAGGGCGAAAAAGAAGGCGCGCCGCATGAGCGGCTGACGGATCGTGAGTTTCAGGTGTTCTACCGGATTGCAACGGGGAAAAAGCTCAAAGACATCGCCGATGAGCTGGCGATCAGCATCAATACGGTCAGCACTTACCGTTCGCGAGTTCTAGATAAACTGGATTTGAAAAGCAATGCGGACCTGATCCATTACGCTCTTAGAAATCATTTGATCGGAGGATGA